In Falco biarmicus isolate bFalBia1 chromosome 5, bFalBia1.pri, whole genome shotgun sequence, a single genomic region encodes these proteins:
- the LOC130150273 gene encoding olfactory receptor 2A12-like, which yields MQNETTVTEFILLGFSSSPALQLCLFGLFSVLYSATLMGNTLVFVLICLDHRLHSPMYFFLCHLSILDICLASNNVPLMLRNLLGQGRTISFAGCGTQTHLYLIFALTECVLLAMMSYDRYVAICYPLRYALIMNWRVCLTLAAVSWAFGFIFGTLQASLALHLPFCGLYEVDNFFCEILAVLRLACTDTTANKVLIFAICVCFLLCPLALILFSYLHILANILCIRSATGWHKTFSTCGSHLTMVGLFYGNAIFMYMGPGSSNSSGREKVLSLFYSLISPSLNPLIYSLRNKQVKEALLKLQRRRRVLHSV from the coding sequence ATGCAGAATGAAACGACTGTCACAGAATTCATCCTCCTGGGGttctccagcagcccagccctgcagctctgcctctttGGCCTTTTCTCTGTCCTCTACTCTGCCACTCTGATGGGAAACACACTTGTCTTTGTGCTTATTTGCCTGGACCACCGCCTCCACAGtcccatgtacttcttcctctGCCACCTCTCCATCCTGGACATCTGCCTTGCCTCCAACAATGTCCCCCTTATGTTGAGGAACCTCCTCGGACAAGGCAGAACCATCTCCTTTGCTGGGTGTGGGACACAGACACATCTCTATTTAATCTTTGCACTTACGGAGTGCGTACTGCTGGCCATGATGTCTTATGATCGCTATGTGGCAATCTGCTATCCCCTCCGCTATGCCCTCATCATGAACTGGAGGGTGTGCCTCACCCTTGCCGCAGTTTCATGGGCTTTTGGGTTCATATTTGGTACACTGCAAGCCTCTCTTGCTTTACACCTGCCCTTCTGTGGTCTCTACGAGGTTGACAacttcttctgtgaaatccttGCTGTCTTAAGGCTGGCCTGCACTGACACAACTGCCAATAAAGTCCTGATCTTTGCTATCTGTGTGTGCTTTCTCCTCTGCCCTTTAGCTTTAATCCTATTTTCCTATCTGCACATCCTGGCCAACATTTTGTGCATCCGCTCTGCAACAGGATGGCACAAAACCTTTTCCACCTGTGGCTCCCACCTGACCATGGTGGGTCTGTTTTATGGAAACGCTATCTTCATGTACATGGGGCCTGGGAGCAGTAACTCATCTGGGAGGGAGAAAgtcctttcccttttctacaGTCTCATCAGCCCCAGTTTGAACCCCCTGATTTACAGCCTGAGGAACAAGCAGGTGAAAGAAGCCTTGCTGAAGCTTCAGAGAAGGAGAAGAGTCTTACATTCCGTGTAG
- the LOC130150165 gene encoding olfactory receptor 10R2-like, giving the protein MMNETKVMEFILIGFSDFPDLQIPLFFFFFLTYLLTLTGNVLLMTIISLHRHLHMPMYVFLSILSFSETCYTFAIIPKMLVNLITEQNSISFTGCAVQMFFFLGFGGTNCMLLTAMGYDRCMAICKPLHYKFLMTNRVCSQLVTFAMVTGFTVSLIVTYFIFTLTFCGEKVINHFFCDMAPVIQAACTQNNGIETVIFIFCFVVVLGSFLLILLSYVFITKTIHKIPSAAGKRKAFSTCASHLTVIVVHFGCASTIYLRPKSTHSLKEDILISVTYTVVTPLLNPVVYSLRNKDVHMALRKGLGRKLCTWIR; this is encoded by the coding sequence ATGATGAATGAGACCAAAGTGATGGAGTTCATCTTGATTggattttcagattttccagaTCTACAgattccattatttttcttctttttcttgacTTACCTGCTCACCCTCACTGGAAATGTCCTGCTAATGACAATTATTAGTCTTCATCGTCACCTTCACATGCCCATGTATGTCTTCCTTTCCAttctctcattttcagaaacttgTTATACATTTGCTATCATTCCCAAGATGCTGGTAAATCTAATAACAGAACAGAACTCCATATCTTTCACTGGATGTGCTgttcaaatgtttttctttcttggctttGGAGGCACTAACTGTATGCTTCTAACAGCAATGGGGTATGACCGATGTATGGCTATATGCAAACCTTTACATTACAAATTCCTGATGACCAACAGAGTCTGTAGTCAGCTAGTGACCTTTGCAATGGTGACTGGCTTTACTGTGTCCCTGATAGTAACCTACTTTATATTCACATTGACTTTCTGTGGAGAGAAGGTAATTAATCACTTCTTCTGTGACATGGCTCCTGTCATTCAGGCAGCTTGCACACAAAATAATGGAATTGAgacagtaattttcattttttgttttgtggttgtgCTTGGCTCATTCTTGTTGATTCTTCTCTCCTATGTTTTTATCACCAAGACCATCCACAAGAtcccctctgctgcagggaaacGTAAAGCCTTTTCCACTTGTGCCTCCCATCTCACTGTTATTGTTGTGCACTTTGGGTGCGCCTCCACCATCTATTTAAGGCCAAAATCCACCCATTCCCTAAAGGAGGACATTCTGATTTCTGTCACTTACACTGTGGTGACTCCCTTGCTGAACCCTGTGGTTTATAGCCTGAGGAACAAGGATGTGCACATGGCCCTTCGGAAAGGACTGGGAAGAAAATTGTGCACATGGATCAGATGA